One Bombus pyrosoma isolate SC7728 linkage group LG11, ASM1482585v1, whole genome shotgun sequence DNA segment encodes these proteins:
- the LOC122573043 gene encoding uncharacterized protein LOC122573043 has protein sequence MTRHCFFVLSILALSIAGCVLAVQAETSSQRREFYGPSKPEFLVEYLEGHGSPQENAAQDERYQSARPSNVERRLFGRGSIVPGKGRWYVHEGNAEDDRFSRNLDQIGGGNLLRRGLMVEREDSYDSSRRWLPSRRNLDQIGGGNLLREADYRSERNLDSIGGGNLVRGLGGAADHLRRNLDQIGGGNLVRNLPDDASREPAETR, from the exons ATGACGCGCCATTGTTTTTTCGTTCTCTCGATCCTGGCTCTCTCGATCGCTGGTTGCGTATTGGCCGTCCAG GCTGAAACGAGCTCCCAGCGAAGAGAGTTTTACGGGCCGAGCAAACCGGAATTCCTCGTCGAATATCTGGAAGGTCACG GTTCGCCGCAGGAGAATGCGGCGCAAGACGAACGATATCAGTCGGCTCGACCGAGCAACGTCGAACGCCGGTTGTTTGGCAGAGGATCGATTGTTCCAGGAAAAGGTCGCTGGTACGTGCACGAAGGAAATGCCGAAGACGATCGATTCTCGCGAAACCTGGATCAGATCGGTGGCGGCAACTTGTTGCGCAGGGGACTGATGGTCGAGCGAGAGGACTCGTACGACAGCTCCCGTCGCTGGTTGCCATCGCGGAGAAATCTCGATCAAATAGGAGGCGGAAATTTGCTTCGAGAGGCGGACTATCGGAGCGAACGCAACTTGGACAGCATCGGTGGAGGGAATCTCGTTCGCGGGCTGGGCGGTGCGGCCGATCATCTTCGTAGGAATTTGGATCAGATCGGTGGAGGAAATTTGGTGCGCAATTTGCCCGACGACGCGTCTCGAGAGCCGGCCGAGACCCGGTAG